From the genome of Bos indicus x Bos taurus breed Angus x Brahman F1 hybrid chromosome 14, Bos_hybrid_MaternalHap_v2.0, whole genome shotgun sequence, one region includes:
- the CHRAC1 gene encoding chromatin accessibility complex protein 1: protein MADMVVGKDKCGEQRLVSLPLSRIRVIMKSSPEVSSINQEALVLTAKATELFVQYLATYSYRHGSGKEKKALTYSDLSNTAEESETFQFLADILPKKILASKYLKMLKEKREEEEEEENNNDETDDDEAES from the exons ATGGCGGACATGGTCGTGGGCAAGGATAAGTGCGGGGAGCAGCGGTTGGTGTCGCTGCCCCTGTCCCGCATCCGGGTCATCATGAAGAGCTCCCCCGAAGTGTCCAGCATCAACCAGGAGGCGCTGGTGCTCACCGCCAAGGCCACG gaACTCTTTGTTCAGTATCTTGCCACCTATTCCTACAGACATggcagtggaaaagaaaagaaagcactcACCTATAGTGACTTATCAAATACTGCAGAAGAGTCGGAAACTTTTCAGTTTCTTGCAG ATATATTACCAAAGAAGATTTTAGCTAGTAAATATctgaaaatgcttaaagagaagagagaagaggaggaggaggaggagaataaCAACGATGAGACTGATGACGACGAAGCGGAATCCTGA